One Hordeum vulgare subsp. vulgare chromosome 4H, MorexV3_pseudomolecules_assembly, whole genome shotgun sequence DNA window includes the following coding sequences:
- the LOC123448344 gene encoding uncharacterized protein LOC123448344 → MGDHVVVNVDGLANTKDDGVAEKPSEAVLVAAVDMVEDGGEDEPLIPAAECRICQEEDSIKNLEKPCTCNGSLKYAHRACVQRWCNEKGDITCEICHEQYKPGYTAPPRVQPDETNIDISGDWTITGAPLDLRDPRILAVAAAQRRLLEAEYDEYGGTDANGAAFCRSAALILMALLLLRHALSISDNEGDDDASTMFSLFLLRAAGFLLPCYIMAWIFSILHRRRQNEEAASIATAEVAFILQSAQGRALQFTIAPDPPTTPQHEPHQQQQQ, encoded by the exons ATGGGCGACCATGTGGTGGTGAATGTGGACGGTTTGGCGAACACCAAGGATGATGGCGTTGCTGAGAAGCCATCTGAGGCTGTGTTGGTGGCTGCTGTTGatatggtggaggatggtggcgagGATGAGCCACTCATCCCGGCTGCGGAGTGCCGCATATGCCAGGAAGAGGACAGCATCAAGAATCTCGAGAAGCCGTGTACGTGCAACGGCAGTCTGAAG TATGCTCATAGAGCGTGTGTGCAACGCTGGTGCAATGAGAAAGGAGACATTACATGTGAAATTTGCCATGAG CAATATAAGCCTGGGTACACAGCACCACCACGTGTTCAACCAGATGAGACCAACATAGATATAAG TGGGGATTGGACCATTACAGGAGCTCCTCTGGATTTGCGTGACCCAAGAATTCTTGCTGTAGCAGCTGCACAGCGTCGTCTTCTTGAAGCAGAGTACGACGAATACGGTGGTACTGATGCAAATGGTGCTGCATTCTGCCGTTCTGCTGCACTCATT CTAATGGCTCTGTTGCTTCTGAGACATGCATTGTCGATCTCGGACAATGAAGGAGATGATGACGCTTCTACCATGTTCTCT CTTTTTCTTCTCCGAGCCGCTGGATTCCTGCTGCCATGCTATATAATGGCATGGATCTTCAGTATTTTGCATCGCCGGCGACAAAATGAG GAAGCGGCCTCAATTGCCACGGCAGAGGTGGCATTCATCCTGCAATCAGCCCAGGGCCGTGCCCTTCAGTTTACCATCGCTCCAGACCCCCCAACCACTCCACAGCATGAGCCacaccagcagcaacagcaatag